One Deinococcus multiflagellatus DNA window includes the following coding sequences:
- a CDS encoding amino acid permease — translation MPRPLPALRPAFDHAKRWVLKEDAPGDPPEDGAPARGAERQHPWWKVMCLTGVDYFSTLGYQPGIAALAAGAVSPLATLVLVLVTLFGALPMYRRVAEDSPHGDGSISMLERLLSYWPSKFLVLTLIGFVATGFIITITLSAADAAAHLIENPFLKPALEGHQIAVTMVLLLLLGAVFLKGFKEAIGIAVVLVVLYLGLSALVIGWGLHLVAGQPQVVQAWQAQLQLGFGSPLALLGAALLVFPKLALGLSGFETGVVVMPLIQGHPGDTEARPTGRIRNGKKLLTTAALLMSAFLLTSSVVTTLLIPAAEFQPGGEANGRALAYLAHRFLGEWLGTAYDLSTIGILWFAGASAMAGLLNIVPRYLPRYGMAPEWSCLHRPLVLIYLLIACVVTAAFRANVDAQAAAYATGVLAMMTSAAVAVCLTARRRRQRARAWQFGAISAIFIYTSAVTIFSNPQGLWIALLFIVLVLAVGIGSRISRSFELRVSRVTLDDAAAELLRQHPIRPLRFVSHHPGRASEAEYSKQELRVRQMVHLPDNEPFVFLEVELGDASEFTDVVEVTGLQVGPYAILKARGSSIPNTIAAVMLHLRGKGAPPQVYMRWTEESPLQLALDFVIGGRGDVPPLTREILRRAEPDRDRRPIVHVGG, via the coding sequence ATGCCGCGCCCGCTTCCGGCCCTGCGCCCCGCTTTCGACCACGCCAAGCGCTGGGTGCTGAAAGAGGACGCCCCTGGCGACCCGCCGGAGGACGGCGCCCCAGCGCGGGGGGCAGAGCGGCAGCACCCCTGGTGGAAGGTGATGTGCCTGACCGGCGTGGACTACTTTTCCACCCTGGGTTACCAGCCCGGAATTGCCGCGCTGGCGGCGGGCGCGGTGTCGCCGCTGGCGACCCTGGTGCTGGTGCTGGTCACGCTGTTTGGGGCGCTCCCCATGTACCGCCGCGTGGCCGAGGACAGTCCGCACGGCGACGGGTCCATCAGCATGCTGGAGCGGCTGCTGAGCTACTGGCCCAGCAAGTTTCTGGTCTTGACCCTGATCGGCTTTGTGGCCACGGGTTTTATCATCACCATCACGCTCTCGGCAGCCGACGCGGCGGCCCACCTGATCGAGAACCCCTTCCTGAAACCCGCGCTTGAAGGCCACCAGATCGCGGTGACCATGGTGCTGCTGCTGCTGCTGGGGGCCGTGTTTCTCAAGGGCTTCAAGGAGGCCATTGGCATCGCGGTGGTGCTGGTCGTGCTCTACCTGGGCCTGAGCGCGCTGGTGATCGGGTGGGGGCTGCACCTCGTTGCTGGGCAGCCGCAGGTGGTGCAGGCGTGGCAGGCCCAGCTGCAGCTGGGCTTCGGTTCCCCGCTGGCGCTGCTGGGGGCCGCGCTGCTGGTGTTTCCCAAGCTGGCGCTGGGGCTGTCGGGCTTTGAAACCGGGGTGGTGGTGATGCCCCTCATTCAGGGCCACCCCGGCGACACGGAGGCCCGGCCCACCGGCCGCATCCGCAACGGCAAGAAACTGCTGACCACCGCCGCGCTGCTGATGAGCGCCTTTCTGCTCACCAGCAGCGTGGTGACCACCCTCTTGATTCCGGCGGCCGAGTTTCAGCCCGGCGGCGAGGCCAATGGGCGGGCCCTGGCCTACCTGGCCCACCGGTTCCTCGGTGAGTGGCTGGGCACCGCCTACGACCTCAGCACCATCGGCATTCTGTGGTTTGCGGGGGCATCGGCGATGGCGGGGCTGCTGAACATCGTGCCGCGCTACCTGCCCCGCTACGGCATGGCCCCCGAGTGGAGCTGCCTGCACCGGCCGCTGGTGCTGATTTACCTGCTGATCGCCTGCGTGGTGACGGCCGCGTTCCGCGCCAATGTGGACGCCCAGGCGGCGGCCTACGCCACCGGGGTGCTGGCCATGATGACCTCGGCGGCCGTGGCGGTGTGCCTCACCGCGCGCCGCCGCCGTCAGCGCGCCCGCGCGTGGCAGTTTGGGGCCATCAGCGCCATTTTCATCTACACGAGCGCCGTGACCATCTTCAGTAATCCCCAGGGCCTCTGGATTGCCCTGCTGTTTATCGTGCTGGTGCTGGCGGTGGGCATCGGCTCCCGCATCTCGCGTTCCTTTGAACTGCGGGTCAGCCGCGTGACCCTGGACGACGCCGCGGCCGAACTGCTGCGCCAGCACCCGATCCGGCCCCTGCGGTTCGTCTCGCACCATCCGGGCCGCGCCAGTGAGGCCGAATACAGCAAGCAGGAACTGCGCGTGCGGCAGATGGTGCACCTGCCCGACAACGAGCCGTTCGTGTTTCTGGAGGTGGAACTGGGTGACGCCAGTGAATTTACCGATGTGGTGGAGGTCACCGGGCTGCAGGTGGGCCCCTACGCCATCCTGAAGGCGCGCGGGTCCAGCATTCCCAACACCATTGCGGCCGTGATGCTGCACCTGCGCGGCAAGGGCGCGCCCCCACAGGTGTATATGCGCTGGACCGAGGAAAGCCCCTTGCAACTGGCCCTGGACTTTGTGATTGGTGGCCGCGGCGACGTGCCGCCCCTCACCCGTGAGATCCTGCGCCGCGCTGAACCCGACCGCGACCGCCGGCCGATTGTGCATGTGGGCGGGTAA
- a CDS encoding heme o synthase, with product MTASGPLSAPQPRATWRDYLSLTKPKVISLLLWTTVAAMFMAARGWPNLWLLLVVSVAGYASAGSAGVFNMIIDRDIDLKMARTAKRPTTSGLISTRDAAIFGAALQILSFVMLWVWATPLAAWMSLAGFVTYVWVYTGLLKRNTWHNIVLGGAAGCFPPLVGWAAVTGDLNLFAWFLFAIIFFWTPVHFWALALMIKDEYREVGIPMLPVVHGDKLTAAQIGLYAIYTVVLSVMPVFFQEVGALYFLSALGLGGWLLVLSWRLYRHVMAGHKVERKVAVPLYLYSMLYLALLFVAGAVDRALLA from the coding sequence ATGACCGCCTCGGGGCCCCTCAGCGCGCCGCAGCCCCGCGCGACGTGGCGCGACTACCTGTCGCTGACCAAGCCCAAGGTCATCAGCCTGCTGCTGTGGACCACCGTGGCGGCCATGTTCATGGCGGCGCGCGGCTGGCCGAACCTCTGGCTGCTGCTGGTGGTCAGTGTGGCGGGGTACGCCTCGGCCGGGTCGGCGGGCGTGTTCAACATGATCATTGACCGCGACATTGACCTGAAAATGGCGCGCACGGCCAAGCGGCCCACCACCAGCGGGCTGATCAGCACGCGCGACGCGGCCATTTTTGGCGCGGCGCTGCAGATTCTCTCGTTCGTGATGCTGTGGGTATGGGCCACCCCCCTGGCCGCCTGGATGAGTCTGGCGGGTTTTGTCACCTATGTGTGGGTCTACACCGGGCTGCTCAAGCGCAACACGTGGCACAACATCGTGCTGGGGGGCGCGGCCGGCTGCTTTCCACCGCTGGTGGGCTGGGCGGCTGTCACCGGCGACCTCAACCTGTTTGCGTGGTTTCTCTTTGCCATCATCTTTTTCTGGACCCCGGTGCATTTCTGGGCCCTGGCCCTGATGATCAAAGATGAATACCGCGAGGTGGGCATTCCCATGCTGCCCGTGGTGCACGGCGACAAACTGACGGCAGCGCAGATTGGCCTGTACGCGATCTACACGGTGGTGCTCTCGGTGATGCCGGTGTTCTTTCAGGAGGTGGGCGCGCTGTACTTTCTCTCGGCGCTGGGCCTGGGCGGCTGGCTGCTGGTGCTGTCGTGGCGCCTGTACCGCCACGTGATGGCCGGGCACAAGGTCGAGCGCAAGGTGGCGGTGCCGCTGTACTTGTACTCCATGCTGTACCTGGCCCTGCTGTTCGTGGCCGGCGCCGTGGACCGGGCGCTGCTGGCGTAA
- a CDS encoding DUF420 domain-containing protein, producing MAETINQWAVITIVLSGIALCVGVYLIRRGLREAHMRAMVTASTLATIFLVLYLTRLGLGYEKKYAGPEEWKLAYFALLISHIILAAANLPLALGALWNAWKGLKAAGNLGNIDAPAARGYFNKHRAWVRWTVPVWLYVAVTGWIIYVVLHRWGEVIKGA from the coding sequence ATGGCGGAAACCATCAACCAGTGGGCGGTCATCACGATTGTCCTGAGCGGCATTGCGCTGTGCGTGGGCGTGTACCTGATCCGGCGGGGGCTGCGCGAGGCCCACATGCGCGCCATGGTCACGGCCAGCACCCTGGCCACCATCTTCCTGGTGCTGTACCTCACCCGCCTGGGCCTGGGCTACGAGAAGAAATACGCAGGCCCTGAGGAATGGAAACTGGCCTATTTCGCGCTGCTGATCAGCCACATCATCCTGGCGGCGGCCAACCTGCCGCTGGCGCTGGGCGCCCTGTGGAACGCCTGGAAGGGCCTGAAGGCGGCCGGCAACCTGGGCAACATTGACGCGCCCGCCGCCCGGGGCTACTTCAACAAGCACCGCGCCTGGGTGCGCTGGACGGTGCCGGTGTGGCTGTACGTGGCTGTCACTGGCTGGATCATCTATGTGGTGCTGCACCGCTGGGGCGAGGTCATCAAGGGCGCCTGA
- the coxB gene encoding cytochrome c oxidase subunit II: MNTTHRHSGTRRSRWALAPLAVLATALLTGCQQAQQGLSIGDMSSAFNREIAWMSIWAVALSIIIFLGVSFALFYTVQKFREDKHDAPPAQFHGNNKLEVWLVAVPVVIVIFLSVLTVRSMAILNPTPDQATKIDVLAKQFWWNFEYPTIKADAGGNVANGNEMLMPTKQPVALTVTSGDVIHGFWAPNIGGQRAAMPAVKKTWQVDTDRAGVYQGNCSQLCGASHANMRYKVVALEQARYDATLAAMKAYRAPEPAAGSPEALGYQLFMQGKPETKAASCAGCHRIQGTPAAGVVGPDLSFFGTRRTLGAGMWEGEKAREMLIPWLKHAPHVKPGALMPTYDGSEYRANGKLQKGGVLTDEEINALAAYLRSLKLPEEADYWRDVPVIGASGNGGTQ, from the coding sequence TTGAATACCACACACCGCCACAGCGGCACACGGCGATCCAGGTGGGCACTGGCCCCCCTGGCGGTTCTGGCCACAGCCCTGCTCACCGGCTGTCAGCAGGCGCAGCAGGGCCTTTCGATTGGGGACATGTCGTCCGCGTTCAACCGGGAAATTGCCTGGATGAGCATCTGGGCGGTGGCCCTGTCCATCATCATTTTCCTGGGCGTGTCGTTCGCGCTGTTCTACACGGTGCAGAAGTTCCGTGAAGACAAGCACGACGCGCCGCCCGCGCAGTTTCACGGCAACAACAAGCTGGAAGTCTGGCTGGTGGCCGTGCCCGTGGTGATCGTGATTTTCCTGAGTGTGCTGACCGTGCGCTCCATGGCGATCCTGAACCCCACCCCGGATCAGGCCACCAAGATTGACGTGCTGGCCAAGCAGTTCTGGTGGAACTTTGAGTACCCCACCATCAAGGCCGACGCAGGTGGCAACGTCGCCAACGGCAACGAGATGCTCATGCCCACCAAGCAGCCGGTGGCCCTGACCGTCACCAGCGGCGACGTGATTCACGGCTTCTGGGCGCCCAACATTGGCGGTCAGCGCGCCGCCATGCCCGCCGTGAAAAAGACGTGGCAGGTGGACACCGACCGCGCCGGCGTGTACCAGGGCAACTGCTCGCAGCTGTGCGGGGCCAGCCACGCCAACATGCGCTACAAGGTCGTGGCGCTGGAGCAGGCGCGCTACGACGCCACCCTGGCCGCCATGAAGGCCTACCGCGCCCCCGAACCGGCCGCGGGCAGCCCCGAGGCACTGGGCTACCAGCTGTTCATGCAGGGCAAGCCTGAAACCAAGGCCGCCTCCTGCGCCGGGTGTCACCGCATTCAGGGCACCCCGGCGGCAGGCGTGGTGGGCCCGGACCTGAGCTTCTTCGGCACCCGCCGCACCCTGGGCGCGGGTATGTGGGAAGGCGAAAAGGCCCGCGAGATGCTGATTCCCTGGCTCAAGCACGCCCCCCATGTCAAACCCGGCGCGCTGATGCCCACCTACGACGGCAGCGAGTACAGGGCCAACGGCAAGCTGCAAAAAGGTGGCGTGCTCACCGATGAAGAAATCAATGCCCTGGCCGCGTACCTGCGCAGCCTCAAGCTGCCGGAAGAAGCAGACTACTGGCGCGACGTGCCCGTGATCGGCGCGTCTGGCAACGGAGGCACCCAGTGA
- a CDS encoding COX15/CtaA family protein yields MSGTLTVPRAQSGAWLPRLAWAALAYNVLVILWGAVVRITGAGAGCGDHWPLCNGVVVPQSPTLHTIIEFSHRLTSGLSGLLAIALVALALQATPKGHPARFGAGLSLGLIILEGLVGGVQVRLGLTADSTDPARGFVQGIHLANTFALLGALLLTALWAGGAPRLRLRGQGLVGGWSAVGLALLLVLGMAGAVTALGDLLFLPADGSTPIETVKRDFGPAAGLIENLRVVHPMLAVLTSAFLVWLGVFLRRERPGEAVNRWSAALWVLIGVQMLAGFANVALKAPGWMQLAHLALACALWLVTVLLAFHALSALRLQGHRERA; encoded by the coding sequence ATGAGTGGAACGCTGACAGTGCCCCGTGCCCAGAGCGGGGCGTGGCTCCCCCGGCTGGCCTGGGCGGCGCTGGCCTACAACGTGCTGGTGATTCTGTGGGGCGCCGTGGTGCGCATCACGGGGGCTGGGGCAGGCTGCGGCGACCACTGGCCGCTGTGTAACGGCGTGGTGGTGCCCCAGAGCCCCACCCTGCACACGATCATTGAGTTCAGCCACCGCCTCACCAGTGGGCTCAGCGGCCTGCTGGCGATTGCCCTGGTGGCGCTGGCGCTGCAGGCCACGCCCAAGGGCCATCCGGCGCGCTTTGGCGCGGGGCTCAGCCTGGGCCTGATCATCCTCGAGGGGCTGGTGGGCGGCGTGCAGGTGCGCCTGGGTCTGACTGCCGACTCCACCGACCCGGCGCGCGGCTTCGTGCAGGGCATTCACCTCGCCAACACCTTTGCGCTGCTGGGCGCCCTGCTGCTCACGGCCCTGTGGGCCGGCGGCGCGCCGCGGCTGCGCCTGCGTGGCCAGGGCCTGGTGGGCGGTTGGAGCGCGGTGGGGCTGGCGCTGCTGCTGGTGCTGGGCATGGCCGGGGCCGTAACCGCACTGGGCGACCTGCTGTTCCTGCCGGCCGACGGCAGCACGCCCATTGAAACGGTGAAGCGCGACTTTGGCCCGGCTGCAGGCCTGATCGAGAACCTGCGCGTGGTGCACCCCATGCTGGCGGTGCTCACCAGCGCCTTTCTGGTGTGGCTGGGCGTCTTTTTGCGCCGCGAGCGCCCCGGCGAGGCCGTGAACCGCTGGAGCGCGGCGCTGTGGGTCCTGATTGGCGTGCAGATGCTGGCGGGCTTTGCCAACGTGGCCCTCAAGGCCCCGGGCTGGATGCAGTTGGCCCATCTGGCGCTGGCCTGCGCGCTGTGGCTGGTTACGGTGCTGCTGGCCTTTCACGCCCTGAGCGCGCTGCGCCTGCAGGGCCACCGGGAGCGCGCATGA
- the panB gene encoding 3-methyl-2-oxobutanoate hydroxymethyltransferase yields MKRTIPELQHAADPLVMVTAYDYPGGRHAEAAGVDLILVGDSLGNVVLGYDSTAPVTLGDMIHHARAVRRGAPQTFMVVDLPFGTYHTGVQDAMRNAVKVIQDTGADAIKMEGATPEILEVVQTLTRNGIPVMGHVGLMPQTATAQGGLRVQGKDDASARLTLEGALALEAAGAFSVVLEAIPARLARLISERLKIPTIGIGAGVNCGGQVLVTHDLLGMYEGEDKKIAKRYAEVGRISREAIEAYAAEVRSRAFPTKDNSFVMKDDVLGKLY; encoded by the coding sequence ATGAAACGCACCATTCCCGAGTTGCAGCACGCAGCCGACCCCCTGGTGATGGTCACGGCCTACGACTACCCCGGGGGTCGTCACGCCGAGGCGGCCGGGGTGGACCTGATTCTGGTGGGCGACTCTCTGGGCAACGTGGTCCTGGGCTACGACTCCACGGCGCCCGTCACGCTGGGCGACATGATTCACCACGCCCGCGCCGTGCGCCGGGGTGCGCCCCAGACCTTCATGGTGGTGGACCTGCCGTTTGGCACCTACCACACCGGGGTGCAGGACGCCATGCGCAACGCGGTCAAGGTGATTCAGGACACGGGTGCCGACGCCATCAAGATGGAAGGCGCCACCCCTGAGATTCTGGAAGTGGTGCAAACCCTGACCCGCAACGGCATTCCGGTGATGGGCCACGTGGGCCTGATGCCGCAGACCGCCACCGCCCAGGGGGGCCTGCGCGTGCAGGGCAAGGACGACGCCTCGGCCCGCCTGACGCTGGAAGGCGCCCTGGCCCTGGAAGCGGCGGGGGCGTTTTCCGTGGTGCTGGAGGCCATTCCCGCCCGGCTGGCGCGCCTGATCAGTGAACGCCTGAAGATTCCCACCATTGGCATTGGTGCGGGGGTGAACTGCGGCGGACAGGTGCTGGTCACCCACGACCTGCTGGGCATGTACGAAGGCGAGGACAAGAAGATTGCCAAGCGCTACGCCGAGGTGGGCCGCATCTCGCGCGAAGCGATTGAGGCGTACGCCGCCGAGGTCCGCTCGCGCGCCTTTCCCACCAAGGACAACTCGTTTGTCATGAAAGACGACGTGCTGGGCAAGCTGTACTGA
- a CDS encoding MFS transporter, translating to MSSAPAASPTHVLGYPEFRAMLLAAVTSTLAGRAVALTVAYQLYELTKDPLTLGVLGLVEAIPALSLALLGGVVADRVDRRRILLFTFTAEVVCAGLFALYAPHAVQSGIWPLLGLIFALGVARGFSDPALPAFQAQLVPRELLLRASAWRSSVWQAAAIIGPALGGVLYASVGPQGAYGVACALFAVSLACLARVRSKGRPAFTPGEPLGQSIKAGLAFVLQRQVLVGSMALDLFSVLFGGAIALLPVFASDILKVGPTGLGVLVAAPSVGALAVMLLATHRPPGRGAGRTLLLAVAGFGLSMIVFGLSQNLVLSVAALVAAGVFDGISMVIRSATLQLKTPDHMRGRVNAVSGMFIGASNELGAFESGVAARLLGTARSVWLGGIVTLIVVAVTAALAPELRAMNLEDEAED from the coding sequence GTGAGTTCTGCGCCTGCCGCTTCGCCCACCCACGTGCTGGGGTACCCCGAATTCCGCGCCATGCTGCTGGCCGCCGTGACCAGCACCCTGGCCGGGCGGGCCGTGGCGCTGACCGTGGCCTACCAGCTGTACGAGCTGACCAAAGACCCCCTCACGCTGGGCGTGCTGGGGCTGGTGGAGGCCATTCCGGCCCTCAGCCTCGCGCTGCTGGGAGGCGTGGTGGCGGACCGCGTGGACCGGCGGCGCATTCTGCTGTTCACCTTCACGGCAGAGGTCGTGTGCGCCGGGCTGTTTGCGCTGTACGCGCCGCACGCGGTTCAGAGCGGCATCTGGCCGCTGCTGGGCCTGATTTTTGCCCTGGGGGTGGCGCGCGGCTTTTCAGACCCGGCCTTGCCAGCGTTTCAGGCGCAGCTGGTGCCGCGCGAGCTGCTGCTGCGCGCCTCGGCGTGGCGGTCCAGTGTGTGGCAGGCCGCCGCGATCATTGGCCCTGCGCTGGGCGGGGTGCTGTACGCCTCGGTGGGGCCGCAGGGGGCCTACGGGGTGGCGTGCGCGCTGTTTGCCGTGTCGCTGGCCTGTCTGGCCCGCGTGCGCAGCAAGGGCCGCCCCGCCTTCACGCCCGGCGAGCCGCTGGGGCAGAGCATCAAGGCTGGGCTGGCGTTCGTGCTGCAGCGGCAGGTGCTGGTGGGCAGCATGGCCCTGGACCTGTTCAGCGTGCTGTTCGGGGGCGCCATTGCGCTGCTGCCCGTGTTTGCCAGCGACATCCTGAAGGTGGGGCCCACGGGGCTGGGCGTGCTGGTGGCGGCCCCCAGCGTGGGCGCCCTGGCGGTGATGCTGCTGGCCACCCACCGCCCGCCCGGGCGCGGCGCCGGGCGCACCCTGCTGCTGGCCGTGGCGGGCTTTGGGCTCAGCATGATTGTCTTCGGGCTCTCGCAGAACCTCGTGCTCAGCGTGGCGGCGCTGGTGGCGGCGGGCGTGTTCGACGGCATCAGCATGGTGATCCGCAGCGCCACGCTGCAGCTCAAAACCCCCGACCACATGCGCGGGCGGGTGAACGCGGTGAGCGGCATGTTTATTGGCGCCAGCAACGAACTGGGGGCCTTTGAAAGTGGGGTGGCCGCCCGGCTGCTGGGTACGGCCCGCAGCGTCTGGCTGGGCGGCATCGTGACCCTGATTGTGGTGGCCGTGACCGCCGCCCTGGCCCCCGAACTGCGCGCCATGAACCTGGAGGATGAGGCCGAGGACTGA
- a CDS encoding cbb3-type cytochrome c oxidase subunit I, producing MTVQAPRPQQVVTPRPGLWHVLKDYMMTTDHKKIGNLYIGTSILGFAIAGILAVLIRLQLAVPDNTFLVGNTYNQVLTVHAALMIFFFLIPIGLFGFGNWFLPLQLGVRDVALPRVNTFAVWLFIFSLILVVLGLANGGAPGVGWTFYYPLSVDANQTGVSVLMVALTLNGIASLLGSANFAATVVNMRAPGMSLWKMPIFAWSIFATSMLQLISLGGLTAAALVTYLELKLGLSMFNPGIGGVPVMFQQFFWFYSHPAVYVMLLPYLGIGAEIASTMARKPLFGYRVMVYSILGIVLVSLLVWVHHMFAVGLPEAWQIAFMIATLIVAVPTGVKIFNLIGTLWGGRIIMKSPTYWLVGFIFNFLIGGITGVSLGMIPFDYQVTMSYYVVAHFHNVMMFGTAFLAMGGIYYWWPKMTGRFLSEKLGLAHFWLFMIGSWLTFLPQYILGLLGMPRRYYTYPAGNFAWTELNFLSTLGALTLLAGGIVWVWNMVQSVRAPATASANPWGGFTLEWTADSPPKPYNFAHEFPKSFPTERPLYDWEQSGETLTPVDPKTIHLPQDSIWPFITAVGLLLMGYGLSFGWFTNYTPADGLKPFFGASPGHVLASIILYLSIPVFLVGLFKWAGTREYAVPVAHHHLTKYDNGFMGMAWFIISEVGLFGVLIAGYVYLRVIGAAEPPALRPNIWLAALNTLILVTSSFVIHRAEQDNHHGKLTRFRLGLFITLVLGALFMLLQVYEFSLFGVESDWKQNLWQACFFIIVGLHGLHILIGGTGVALPYYQAMTGKMDKYNHGSITPASLYWHLVDVVWLLIVAIFYAW from the coding sequence GTGACCGTTCAAGCCCCCCGTCCCCAGCAGGTTGTTACTCCCCGCCCCGGGCTGTGGCACGTGCTGAAGGACTACATGATGACCACCGATCACAAGAAGATCGGGAATCTGTACATCGGCACCAGCATCCTGGGCTTTGCCATCGCCGGGATTCTGGCGGTGCTGATCCGCCTGCAGCTGGCGGTGCCGGACAACACCTTCCTGGTGGGCAACACCTACAACCAGGTGCTGACCGTCCACGCCGCGCTGATGATCTTCTTCTTCCTCATTCCCATTGGCCTGTTCGGCTTCGGGAACTGGTTCCTGCCGCTGCAACTGGGCGTGCGCGACGTGGCGCTGCCGCGCGTGAACACCTTTGCGGTGTGGCTCTTTATCTTCAGCCTCATTCTGGTGGTGCTGGGACTGGCCAACGGCGGCGCCCCCGGCGTGGGCTGGACCTTCTATTACCCGCTCTCCGTGGACGCCAACCAGACCGGCGTGTCGGTGCTGATGGTCGCGCTGACCCTCAACGGCATCGCCTCACTGCTGGGCAGCGCGAACTTCGCCGCCACGGTGGTCAACATGCGCGCCCCGGGCATGAGCCTGTGGAAGATGCCCATCTTTGCCTGGAGCATCTTTGCCACCTCCATGCTGCAGCTGATCTCGCTGGGCGGCCTGACGGCGGCGGCGCTGGTCACCTATCTGGAACTGAAGCTGGGCCTGAGCATGTTCAACCCCGGCATTGGCGGCGTGCCCGTCATGTTCCAGCAGTTCTTCTGGTTCTACTCGCACCCGGCCGTGTACGTGATGCTGCTGCCCTACCTGGGCATCGGCGCAGAAATCGCCTCCACCATGGCCCGCAAGCCGCTGTTCGGCTACCGCGTGATGGTGTACTCGATTCTGGGCATCGTGCTGGTGTCGCTGCTGGTGTGGGTGCACCACATGTTCGCCGTGGGCCTGCCCGAAGCGTGGCAGATTGCCTTCATGATCGCCACCCTGATCGTGGCGGTGCCCACCGGCGTGAAGATCTTCAACCTGATCGGCACGCTGTGGGGCGGACGCATCATCATGAAGTCGCCGACCTACTGGCTGGTGGGCTTTATCTTCAACTTCCTGATTGGCGGCATCACCGGGGTCTCGCTGGGCATGATTCCCTTTGACTACCAGGTCACGATGTCGTACTACGTGGTGGCGCACTTCCATAACGTGATGATGTTCGGCACGGCCTTCCTGGCCATGGGCGGCATCTACTACTGGTGGCCCAAGATGACCGGGCGCTTCCTGAGCGAGAAGCTGGGCCTGGCGCACTTCTGGCTGTTCATGATCGGCTCGTGGCTGACCTTCCTGCCGCAGTACATCCTGGGTCTGCTGGGCATGCCCCGGCGCTACTACACCTACCCGGCCGGCAACTTCGCCTGGACCGAGCTGAACTTCCTGTCCACCCTGGGCGCGCTGACCCTGCTGGCCGGCGGCATCGTGTGGGTGTGGAACATGGTGCAGAGCGTGCGTGCGCCCGCCACTGCCTCTGCCAACCCCTGGGGCGGCTTTACCCTGGAGTGGACGGCCGACAGCCCGCCCAAGCCCTACAACTTTGCCCACGAGTTCCCCAAGTCCTTTCCCACCGAGCGCCCCCTGTACGACTGGGAGCAAAGTGGCGAAACCCTGACGCCCGTGGACCCCAAGACCATCCACCTGCCCCAGGATTCCATCTGGCCGTTCATCACGGCCGTGGGCCTGCTGCTGATGGGCTACGGCCTGAGCTTCGGCTGGTTTACCAACTACACCCCGGCCGACGGCCTGAAGCCCTTCTTCGGGGCTTCACCGGGACACGTGCTCGCGTCCATCATCCTGTACCTCAGCATTCCGGTGTTCCTGGTTGGCCTGTTCAAGTGGGCGGGCACCCGTGAATACGCGGTGCCGGTGGCGCACCACCACCTGACCAAGTACGACAACGGCTTCATGGGCATGGCGTGGTTCATCATCTCGGAAGTGGGCCTGTTCGGCGTGCTGATTGCCGGCTACGTGTACCTGCGCGTCATTGGCGCCGCCGAGCCCCCCGCGCTGCGCCCCAACATCTGGCTGGCCGCCCTGAACACCCTGATTCTGGTGACCTCCTCGTTCGTGATTCACCGCGCCGAGCAGGACAACCACCACGGCAAGCTCACCCGCTTCCGCCTTGGGCTGTTTATCACCCTGGTGCTGGGCGCCCTGTTCATGCTGCTGCAGGTGTACGAGTTCTCGCTGTTCGGTGTAGAAAGCGACTGGAAGCAGAACCTGTGGCAGGCGTGCTTCTTCATCATCGTGGGTCTGCACGGTCTGCACATCCTGATCGGCGGGACGGGCGTGGCCCTGCCCTACTACCAGGCCATGACCGGCAAGATGGACAAGTACAACCACGGCTCCATTACCCCCGCCAGCCTGTACTGGCACCTGGTGGACGTGGTGTGGCTGCTGATCGTGGCGATCTTCTACGCCTGGTAA
- a CDS encoding aminotransferase class IV: MKPLPGALRGPAWLHGASAFTTVRTRHGGALLWPQHLARLRGTCAFLGLPAPDPDLPPLAPFPWGLLRVTVTPEGTFWSHTPLTPGPRPLEGVAVRLTDLQVHPQLAGHKTGNYLPYRLAAGQAAPAFEGWLTAPGDQLVDGSRTSPVLELGGELVLPAGGLPGLTRAAWLEGQAFTERPVHTRELVGLTRAWVCGSGVGVVPVRRLEGPGLAVDLPVVWPETDHPALVWPEG, translated from the coding sequence GTGAAGCCGCTGCCGGGGGCGCTGCGGGGGCCCGCGTGGCTGCACGGGGCCAGCGCCTTTACCACGGTGCGCACCCGTCACGGCGGGGCCCTGCTGTGGCCCCAGCACCTGGCCCGCCTGCGCGGCACCTGCGCCTTCCTGGGCCTGCCTGCACCCGACCCCGATCTGCCGCCCCTGGCCCCTTTCCCCTGGGGCCTGCTGCGCGTCACGGTTACCCCGGAAGGAACTTTCTGGTCGCACACTCCACTGACCCCGGGCCCCCGCCCGCTGGAAGGCGTGGCTGTGCGCCTCACTGACCTTCAGGTTCACCCCCAGCTGGCGGGCCACAAGACCGGCAATTACCTGCCCTATCGCCTCGCCGCTGGGCAGGCGGCCCCAGCCTTTGAAGGCTGGCTGACAGCCCCGGGGGATCAGCTGGTGGATGGCAGCCGCACCTCCCCGGTACTGGAGCTGGGCGGCGAACTTGTTCTCCCTGCTGGCGGCTTGCCGGGCCTGACCCGCGCGGCGTGGTTGGAGGGTCAGGCCTTCACCGAGCGCCCCGTGCACACCCGTGAGCTGGTGGGCCTCACCCGCGCGTGGGTGTGCGGCAGTGGAGTGGGCGTGGTCCCAGTGCGGCGGCTGGAGGGCCCTGGGCTGGCCGTCGATCTGCCCGTGGTGTGGCCCGAGACCGATCACCCCGCGCTGGTCTGGCCGGAAGGGTAA